The Candidatus Woesearchaeota archaeon sequence GAACTGTTATTGGAGGCAATATAAAGATGATAAAAAAATTCTTCGGCAAAAAAGATGAGCAATTTGAAAAAGACGATAGTATGGAAACAGAAGAGTTTGTAGAACTTGATGCAAGCTCTGGGCGACACGAACCTGACCAAAAAGTTATCGTACGACCATTTGAAATTACTGATTTTAGTGATGTGCGAGAAATCCTTGACTCTCTTCGAGAAAGCTATACAATAGCACTCATTAATATTAAGCCACTTAAAGAAAAAGA is a genomic window containing:
- a CDS encoding cell division protein SepF — translated: MIKKFFGKKDEQFEKDDSMETEEFVELDASSGRHEPDQKVIVRPFEITDFSDVREILDSLRESYTIALINIKPLKEKDLLELKRSINKLKKTCEAIDGDIAGFGDDYIVVTPSFAQIYRGAGAPTSDNLD